Proteins from a single region of Budorcas taxicolor isolate Tak-1 chromosome 11, Takin1.1, whole genome shotgun sequence:
- the IL36G gene encoding interleukin-36 gamma, whose amino-acid sequence MDHPRPVVVSDLSQQVWLLQGQTLVVVPRSNNVGPVTVTIMPCKYPESLDKGKGVPIYLGIKQPEMCLYCEDIGGNPTLQLKNQKILDLYNQAEPVKPFLFYHETTGSTSTFESVAFPGWFIASSETNQPIFLTSELGNMYNTAFQLDFKV is encoded by the exons ATGGATCATCCCAGACCTGTAGTAGTCTCCGACTTGAGTCAGCAGGTGTGGCTCCTTCAGGGTCAGACCCTCGTGGTAGTTCCTCGGAGCAACAATGTGGGGCCAG TCACTGTCACCATTATGCCATGCAAGTATCCGGAGTCTCTTGACAAAGGCAAAGGGGTTCCTATTTATTTGGGAATAAAGCAACCAGAAATGTGTCTATATTGTGAGGACATTGGTGGAAACCCCACATTGCAGTTGAAG aaccagaagatattggATCTGTACAACCAAGCCGAGCCTGTGAAGCCATTCCTTTTCTACCATGAAACGACAGGCAGTACCTCCACATTTGAGTCTGTGGCCTTTCCTGGATGGTTCATTGCCTCTTCCGAGACAAACCAGCCCATCTTTCTCACTTCTGAGCTGGGGAACATGTACAATACTGCCTTCCAATTAGATTTCAAGGTTTGA